CTTCGCCGTTGCGGTCGAGGCGCAGGATCTTGCCGTGAATGTTACTCAGGTCCTGCGCGTTATCGCCCTCGGTGTTGTCGCCCACCGCCCAGTACAGGTATTCGCCCTGCGGGTCGAATTGGAGTTCACCGCCGTGGTGGAAGTTGTTACCCAGCTCGGTGGACACCAGCAGTTCCTGCTCGCTCTGGTATCCGAGGGTGTCGGGGTCGAGCCGCAGCTTCGACAGCCGGTCGAAGTTGTCCGCTCCGGTGTAGGCCACGTAGATGGTGTGATAGCCCTCGGCGCCGATCGTCCAGAACTGCGGGTCGACCTCGATGCCGACGAGGCCGCGTTCACCGTCGGCCGTCACGGTCGGCAGGGTGGTCAGGGTGGTGACTGTGCCGTCGGAGGGGTTGTAAACCTTGATGGTGCCGGACTTTTCGGTGATGAAGATACGGTCGACGGTGTCGCTGTCCCCGTCGGCGGGAAGGAACGCGAAGTCCGTCGGCTCGGTGAGGCCGCCGACGACGACCACACGTTCGAGTTCGTCGGGCAGCGAGAAGGATTCCTCGCACTGCGCGAGGAACTGGCCGATCTGAGCCGAGAACTGGCGTCCGAACGGAGAATTGCCGAAGTCAGCGACGGCCTGGGTGATCTGCTGGGTGACGCCGTGGAGGAACTGTGCAACCGGGGTGCGGCTGACGAACTCGACGACACGAGTGGTCTCTCTGCGGGCCCATTCCATCACGGCCGCGATGAGCGGGTTGCCCAGCGGTGACATCGGGCCGCCGGGGCCGGCCGTTCCGCCGCCTCCGGTGAATACCGACATCGCGGCGTTGACGAGCTTGATCGTGCCGCTGATGACGTTGCAGACGCACGTCGTCACGGCGTCGCGGACCTGCCGCACGACCTGGTCGGGCGTGGGCAGCCGGAACGGGACGACCGGAACGTGGGTGACCGAGACGGCCTGTTCTGCTTGGCTTTCGGCGTCGGTGGTACTGCGATGGGTGTTCGCGGCCAGCAGTGTGGTGTCCTGCGTCGCGGTGTCGTCGGCAGTTTCCTCTGGCGCGGGTGAGGTGTCGTCGTTTCTGACGGTGGCTTCGGGGAGCGCCTCGGTCGATGAATCGTCGGTGCTGTCGTCGGTGCTGTCGTTGTCGGTGACCTCGTCGCTGGGTTCCGGTTCCTGCTCGGGCTCTTCGGCTTCCTCGTTCTCGCCGGCCTCTTCGTCTTCGGTTTCGTCCGGGTCGGCGTCTTCCTCAGGCGCGGCGTCGACGTCCTCCTCGCCGCTTGTCGGCGTCTCGGATGGTGATTCGGACTCGGCATCCGGATCGGTGGCGGAGGTGGTGCCCGAGGACGGACCGGGGTCGTTGGAGTTCGTATCGGAGGATTCGGCCCCGGTCGAGGACGTCTGCTCGTCAGCCCACGCGATACCGGGACTGGTGGCGACGGCGCCCGTCACGCCGAGCGCGACAGCAAGTGCCCCCACTCGGCCGATGTATCTGGCGTAACCGGAAATGGCCATGTGCACCCCCATAATTGACTGGCTCGTCACGGCGAAACGATTCGCTGGCTAACTATGGCACTCAAATTCGCAGTGCACGGCAAAACCCGCTGATCTGCATGTTCATCGCATACTCATGGCAATGGCCAAAGTGATATTGAAATTTGCTGAACATCAAGTGCCGGGCGGTTTATCCATTAAAGGACGCCTGGATGGCTTGATGGATGGATTGCAGTGAATGGTCGCGAATGGTGGGCGCCCCGGTTACGCTCGGCGCGTCACCAGCGATCGGGGGTGCGACATGCGAGTCGCCCGGATACTGACTGCGCTTCTTCTTGCGACCGCGACACTCGCAACGGCGCAGCCCGCGGTCGCGCAACCGCTCGACCTGGCCGCGCGGCTCGACCATGTGATCGAGGAGCGGCTCGCCCAGATGGGCGCTCCCGGTGCGGTCGTGAGCCTGTCGATCCCGGGGGAGATCGAGTACCTGAAGGCGTTCGGGGTGGGCGACACCACCACCGGCGCGCCGATGGTGGTCGATGCGCACACCCGCATCGGAAGCGTCACCAAGACCTTCACCGGCACGGCGATTCTGCAACTTGTCGATCAGGGCCGGATCCGTCTGAGTGACCCGATCTCTCAATACGTCGAGGGCGTGCCGTCCGGGGACGTGATCACCTTGGACATGCTGGGCAGGATGCGTAGCGGCTTGGCCAACTACACCGATGTCGATGCGTTCGTCGACCGCCTCTACCGTGAGTCGCCGTTGGGACCGGATGCTTTCGCGACGACGCCGCGCGAGCTCGTCGACCTCGCGTTTGCCCAGCCGATGAACTTCGCGCCGGATTCCGATTACGAGTACTCCAATACCAACACGGTGCTGCTCGGCATGGTGATCGAGAAGGTGTCGGGAGTTCCGCTCGGACAGTTCCTGCAGGACAACATCTTCGGCCCTGCCGGACTCACGCAGACGAGTTATCCGGTCGACGGCTGGCTGCCGGCGCCGTATTCGCACGGGTACAACAAGTCGCCGGCCGAGGCGATCGTCGACACCACGTTGTGGAACCCGTCCTGGGCGGACGCGGCGGGCAAGATCGTGTCGAACGTCTACGACATGCGCATCTGGGCGAAAACGTTGGGCAGCGGCGCGCTGCTGAGACCGGAGACACAGACGCAACGGCTCAGCGGC
The window above is part of the Mycolicibacterium rutilum genome. Proteins encoded here:
- a CDS encoding PQQ-dependent sugar dehydrogenase — protein: MAISGYARYIGRVGALAVALGVTGAVATSPGIAWADEQTSSTGAESSDTNSNDPGPSSGTTSATDPDAESESPSETPTSGEEDVDAAPEEDADPDETEDEEAGENEEAEEPEQEPEPSDEVTDNDSTDDSTDDSSTEALPEATVRNDDTSPAPEETADDTATQDTTLLAANTHRSTTDAESQAEQAVSVTHVPVVPFRLPTPDQVVRQVRDAVTTCVCNVISGTIKLVNAAMSVFTGGGGTAGPGGPMSPLGNPLIAAVMEWARRETTRVVEFVSRTPVAQFLHGVTQQITQAVADFGNSPFGRQFSAQIGQFLAQCEESFSLPDELERVVVVGGLTEPTDFAFLPADGDSDTVDRIFITEKSGTIKVYNPSDGTVTTLTTLPTVTADGERGLVGIEVDPQFWTIGAEGYHTIYVAYTGADNFDRLSKLRLDPDTLGYQSEQELLVSTELGNNFHHGGELQFDPQGEYLYWAVGDNTEGDNAQDLSNIHGKILRLDRNGEAPSTNPYFNTPGAIKQIYATGFRNPFRFTFTPNGKLLVADVGEAEWEELNVVTPGGNYGWPSEEGECDDCEYVNPIYAYPHSAPPANAGSITAVLVYTGTTLPDEYRNKVYIADYSVGWIKELTFDQEFTSLISERTFDSKAGTTVKLDQSPDGNIYQLNIYPGQLSVIRPSGGNRGPTAVITASPTSGAGSELTVNFSADQSTDPDGDQLQYRWTFGDGRTSEEVNPTIKFTNTTGAYTAYNVTLTVTDGDKTSTATQRVVVGSTAPTATIKDTLPAKYDAGDTITFEAEGFDLEDGALPPEAYKWTVVFHHAEHTHPFRDNIIGTSGSVTIPRTRDQLGNTFYRVSLTVTDSSGLSTTTFKDIHPNTVELTFTASHPDAAFTVDGVRYVGSHVIEDAVVGVERVVSAPSPQAADGGQLVYVGWSDGLGQSHTITTPEDATEYTVTYNFVPANAVVV
- a CDS encoding serine hydrolase domain-containing protein; protein product: MRVARILTALLLATATLATAQPAVAQPLDLAARLDHVIEERLAQMGAPGAVVSLSIPGEIEYLKAFGVGDTTTGAPMVVDAHTRIGSVTKTFTGTAILQLVDQGRIRLSDPISQYVEGVPSGDVITLDMLGRMRSGLANYTDVDAFVDRLYRESPLGPDAFATTPRELVDLAFAQPMNFAPDSDYEYSNTNTVLLGMVIEKVSGVPLGQFLQDNIFGPAGLTQTSYPVDGWLPAPYSHGYNKSPAEAIVDTTLWNPSWADAAGKIVSNVYDMRIWAKTLGSGALLRPETQTQRLSGGSSVVPGVDYAFAIFNAQGWRGHNGDIPGYATVAVYLPERDATLVVSVNSDVAEPHSAGQIAFVVTELVTPENLYELGPQPPEMIDEPDA